CCGACTACCGCGATCTGCTCGAGGCCGACACGGTGGAGTTCCGCACTCTCTTCAACACGATCCTGATCAACGTCACCTCCATGTTCCGCGACCCGGAAGCCTGGGAGCTTCTCCAGCGTGAGGTGGTGCCGGAGCTGATCGCGGACCTGGGTGCCGACGACGAGATCCGGGTGTGGAGCGCGGGCTGTTCCAGCGGCGAGGAGGCATACTCCCTGGCCATCATCTTCGCGGAGGCGCTCGGCATCGAGGAGAGCCTGAACCGCGTCAAGATCTACGCCACGGACGTCGACGAGGAGGCTCTGCGCGATGCCCGCGCCGGGCAGTACCCGGAAAGGAGCCTCGAATCGCTCGCGGTCGAGCTGCGCGACAAGTACTTCGAGGAGCATGACAACCAATACGTCTTCCGCCCCGACCTGCGGCGCCGGGTGATCTTCGGCCGCCACGACATCACCCGCGACGCCCCGATCTCCCGCCTGGACCTCCTCGTCTGCCGCAACGCCCTGATGTACTTCAACGTCGAGGCGCAGGCCCAGATCGTCGACCGCTTCCACTTCGCCCTGCGCGAGGGCCGCTACCTCTTCCTCGGCAAGGCCGAGATGCTCCTGAATGACAGTGAGCGGTTCGAGGCGGTCAGCATCCGCCAGCGCGTCTTCCGGCGCCGGCCGGGCGGCAGCGCCGCTCCCTACCCCTCGATTCCCGTGAAGATCAGACCCGGTGTGGGCATCGAGATGCAGGCGGCCACACGCACCCGCCAGCTGCGCGACCTCATCCTCGACGCGGCTCCGGGTGCCGCTGTCGCCCTGGACGGCGACGGCATTCTGGTGGTGATCAACAACGAGGCCCGATCCCAGTTCGGCCTCACGGCCCATGACGTGGGGCGCCCCTTCCAGGACCTGGAGCTCTCCTACCGGCCCACCGAGCTCCGCTCCCTGATCGACCAGGCCATCCATGAGCGCCGGACCTTGCGGGTGAACGGCGCCGAGCGGCGCATCGGCAACGAGATCCAGTACTTCGACATCGTCATCCAGCCGATCGTGAGCGGCCCCGGCCTTCCGGTCGCCACCAACATCACGTTCACGGACGTCACCTTGGCCATGCAGCTCAAGGCCGAGGTGAAGCGCGTACGCGAGGATCTGGAGACCGCGTACGAGGAACTCCAGTCCACGAACGAGGAACTGGAGACCACCAACGAGGAACTCCAGTCGAGCATCGAGGAGCTGGAGACCACCAATGAAGAGCTCCAGTCCACGAACGAGGAACTGGAGACGACGAACGAAGAGCTCCAGTCCGGCAACGAAGAGCTCGAAACCATGAACGACGAGATGCGCCTGCGCACCACCGACCTGGACGAGGCCCGCGCCTTCCTGGAGGGCGTGGTGAGCAGTATCGCGGCGGGGGTGGTGGTGCTCTCCGCCGACATGCGGGCCAAGAGCTGGAACCGCGGCGCGGTCGACCTGTGGGGGCTTCGGCCCGACGAGGTCCTTGGCGAACACTTCTTCGCCCTGGACTTCGGGCTCCCCACCGACAGCCTGCGCGGGATCGTCCAGGAGTGCGTCGCGTCCGGTAAGCGCGCGGGCCCGGTGACGATCCCGGCTGTGAACCGCATCGGGCGGAGCATCAACTGTTCGATCATCTGTTCTCCGTTCGATGGCCACAACGGCGGCGTCGTCCTCCTGATGGAAGACGTCGCCAACGGGGAGGGCAGCTGACGGCCCCGGTCGTATTCTGTGAACATGAGCGCCATGCAGGACAGTTCACGCTCAGGTGACGGCCGGGCGGACGCCGCCTGGCAGCGTGCTGTATCGGCGGGCGAACGCGCGACGCTGGCATCGGTGACCGCCGAGCGGCACGAGAGGCTCTACGCGCAGTCCGGACGCGAGTTCCACGCGAAGATGGCGACGCGGCACCGCGCGGTCGAGGAGCGGCATCGCACGGCGGCCAGGCTCCAGGAGACGTACGCCCGCCGGGTAAGGGCATGGGCGGCGGGCCGCACCAACACTCCTCGCGCGGGAAGCGAGGAAGAACACCGCCCTTTGTTCATGGCCGGGGTCGCGGAGGCCTGCGGGACGCTCAGCGCCGCGCTCGCGCTCGTCGGGGTGGATCTGAATCAGCTCGCGGTCGCCGCTTCGGACCGGCCTTCCCGCGGCGCCCAAGATCTGGAGTACATCCTGACTTCGGGCCCCGGGCGTGACGCGACCCGCAGCCGCCGTGCGGTCCACGCGTCGGGGGCGGACCTGGAGAGACGCTGGCCCGGCTATGGCTCCGGCCTCGCGGCTCTCGGCCTGAGCTCGGTCGCCGCGCTGCCGCTGCGGGTGCCCAGTGGCTGCCTCGGGGCACTCACCGTCTTCGATCCCCCGCCCGCACTGGTCCGGGCCGGGGCTTTCGACGCCGTCGCCGACGCGCTGACCAAGTCCGTCCTGCTCGGCCCGGACGCGGATCCGGGCCTGTACGGCGGCACGGATCTGCGGGCGGTGGTCCACCAGGCCGCGGGCGTGCTGTCCTATCAGACGGGCAGTTCGGTCGATGACGCCCTGGCTCTCATCCGGGCGCGGGCGTACGCCGTGGATGAGTCACTCGATTCGGTGGCCCGGCGGGTCATCTCCGGGGAACTGAAGCTCGCCTGACCCTCGTCCGGGAGGCCCGCCCCCGGTTGATAGCGTCACTCCTCTGATCTTGACATGTCATCTCGACGTCTCGCCAAGACGAGTCGTCTCGACCTGTCGTCGTGACGTGGCTCGCGGGGGAAGGGGAGCGCCATGCCCAGGGTGCGTGAGGTCCGGAGGCGTACGTGGCTGATGGTCTCCGGAGTGGCCGTACTCGCGCTCGCGGCCACCGGGACCGGGATCGCCGTCTCGCAGTCTCAGGGGCGTGACGACCGCATCGCCGCCAACCGGGACCAGCTGAACCGGGCCTGCGCGGGCCTGCTCCCCCAGCAGCTGAGCTCCTTCGTGCCGGACGACTCGGCGGGTGTACTGGACGAGTACGGCACGCTCCTGACGTCACGGCAGCAGAGCAGGGCGCTGCTGGACTGCACGCTGTCATGGGGCGGTGACGCCGGCGGCCGTGAGCCTGACGCACAGGTGCGGGTCCGGGCCGAGGCCGTGCTCGGCAAGACCCAAGCGCCGACCGGAGACTTCGAACTGCCCCTGCCGAGCGGCACGTTGGGCGGCACAGGCTCCAGCGAGTACCGGCTCGACGGCAGTCAGGTGTCGGCCACCCTGCTCACCGAGTGCCCGAAGGGGCTGAGCGGTCGGGTCCGGCCGTCGAAGGACCTGCTCGTCTCCGTGGACCTGCCCTCACGCGCCGACAACGAGTACGACATCCCCAGGTCCGACCAGCTCCTGGCGTCCCGTACCGCGGTCCGGGTCGCCGACTGGGTGAGCCGTGAACAGGGCTGCGGCACAGAGCCGTTGGCCGATGCCGGGAAGCCGAAGAGCGCCGACGCGCTCTGCGACTGGCTCTCCCCCCAGGCCCTGCGGTTCGCGCGGGGCGACTGGCGGTTCGACGAGAACGACACGGTGTACAGCGAGCGCGCGGGGGCGTGCGGCGGTAAATGGGACGACACGGCAGGCTGGGCCACCGATCTGAAGGTCACGGCGGCGGGCGCTCAGAGCTGGTCCGGTGTCCTCGCGCCGGGCGCGTACGAGAGCTTCGGCGACAGCGGATACGTCCCCGGGACCGAACAGAGCCGCCATGAGCGGGGCCCTGAGGGCCAGTTGACCTTTGACATGCCGGGTGACGATCCGCTGCTCGCGCTCTGGGCGCGGTCGGTGTGCGACGGCGGTCCGACGTTCCACCGGGTCACGGTCACGCCCGCCCTGGACTTCCGGCACCAGGACGAGGTCGTCGTGGACAAGAAGGAATGGCAGCGGATCTCGGCGGACGCGCGGGCCGTGCTCGACCGCTATCTGGCCGCGGACGACGGCTGGCCCCGGCGCTCGCACTGCCGTGACACGGAGATCATGGGAGAGGTGGAGCAGTGGCAGGGCTGACCTGGCGGTCCGGGGCGGGAAGGAAGCTCACCACGGCGGCCGGGGCGGTGTTCGCCCTCGCGCTGGTGGCGGGCGGGTACTTCTGGTTCAGCGGGGGCTACGACCGGTGGGTGGCGCAGCGCCTGGTGGCCGGTGCCTGCGACGGGGTGCTCCCGGCCGCCGAAGTGCGTGACGTACTGGGCGAGGGGCCGTTCCAGGACGATACGCGCGACCGGGCGGAAGGCGAGCTGAGCGATGCCTCGCTGCGCGTGGACTGCACGATCGCCCGCGACACCGAGCACCCCACGGGCACATCCACGCGCGTCGGCTCGGTGAAGGTGAACGTGCGGGCGGTGCCGGAGCGGGTAGCGAAGGACGACACCGGCTTCGCGGCGCGGGAGCGGCGGCGCGAGGACTTCACCGGCGAGTACGACGGGGTCTACCCGGACGTGTACCCCTCCCTGCCGCCGGTCGCGGTCGGCCCCGGCTGGAACGGCGTCTTCTCCGCGGACGAGGCGAGCGGCGGCGAGGCGTCGGCCACCACCGCCGTCGTGCTCGACTGCGCGCGCGGCCGTGGCGGGCTCCTGGTCACGGTCGACGCCAAGGACGAAGGTGTGACCCTCGACGCCCCCCGGCAGCGCACCGCCTTCGCCAGGATCGCCACCACCACGGCGGCGAACGCCTCCGGCCACTGGGGCTGCGACGCCGACCTGGGCAAGCCCCCGCGCACGGTGGCGCTGCCCGTGAACTCGGACGAGGCGGTGCCGCCGGCCGATGCCACCGCGTCCTGCCGGGGCGTTCCGGGGCGTGGCTCCGAGGTCGCGCGGGCATGGGAGGGCTCGCGGCGCGGAACGCCGGTCGAGGTCTGCGTACTGGGACCCGGGACGGTGAGGGGAGACGGCCTGCCGGTCGCCAGGTCGACCGACGACGTGGGCGGGCACTATCGGCTGAGCGCCTCCTACGGCCCGTACGCGCAGGACGAGCGGTATCGCTACCAGGACCGCTACGACTACATGGCGCAGGACCGCATCCCCGGCGTGGCGCCCTCCGGCCGCCTCCCGGAGGGCGGCTACTGGGTGAGCGCGGAGTGTGAGAAGGGCGGTGAGCGCGCCCTGTTCACCGTCGAGCCGCCGGGGTCCCGTTCCCCCTCGTACCAACGGGACGAGAAGGACAAGCCCACGCCTGCCGACCGGGCCTATCAGCGCGCCGCGCTCAGGGCCTTCGCGGAAGGCTCGGCGAAGGCGCACGGCTGCGGGACGCCTGATTCCGTCAAGCCTTGACCTGATCAGCCGTGCCGCGTCCCGCCGCGCTCGGCGATGTGCGGCGGGACGGCGATGCCCGGCGGGAGCAGCGGGTCGGTGACCGGGGTGCCCCAACTGGCCGTCAGGGGAAGGTTTCCGGCCCAGATGCCGAGCTCCGCGTCCGGCCCTTCGCCGTCGTCCGGAGGGCCCGCGCTCGTCTTGACCGAGGCCTCCTCCAGGGAGAGCGCGAGCAGCGTCGTGGCGGCGAGTTCCTTGCGGCTGGGGCGCCTGGCGTGGTCCCACTGGCCGGGGGCCGCGTGTTCGGTGAGCAGGCGCAGGCCCGTCAGCTTCTCGTCCGGGTCGGTGACCTTGCGGGGGACGCCGTAGATCATCGCGCTGCGGTAGTTGACGCCGTGCTCGAAGACGGAGCGGGCCAGGATCAGGCCGTCCACGTGGGTGACGGTGACACATATCGTCGCGCCGGAGTCGGTGGCCAGGCTGCGACTGGCGACCGAGCCGTGCAGATACAGCTGGGTGTCGTCGCGGCCGTAGACGGTGGGCACCACCATGGGGTGGCCGTCGATGACGACGCCAAGATGGCAGATGAACCCCGCATCCAGGATCGCTTCGAGGTCGGCGCGGTCCAGGCTGCCCTGTTCGCGCAGGCGGCTGTGGCGGGTGCGGTCGGTCTCCGCGAGCGTGGTCTGCTGCTTGCTGGTGTTCACACCTCCGCAAGCTACCGATATCGCGCATGAAATGCCATACATCAACGAATTACAGCCGAGACATCGACGGCATACGACGAAATCCGCATCCCATGCACCTTTCGTCCAACCCAGCCGCCGAGAATCCAACAACCCTCGGCGCGTGACTGTTGTGACGTCCCACCTCCCCGCTGTCTGATGGAAGCCATGGAGCTCCCCTACTTCGAGGACGTATCCCCCGGTTCCGGCAGCCTCCCGCCCCGCGCGTGGTATGCGCGATCGGATGCCATCTCCTTCTCCCTGAACGGCAGTTGGCACTTCCGGCTCTCCCCGGCCGCCGACACCGCCGACGACTCCTTCGCCTCGGACGGCTTCGACGCCAGGTCCTGGGACACCGTGGCGGTGCCCGGCCACTGGGTGCTGCAGGGCCACGGCGCACCCATCTACACGAACATGGTCTATCCGTTCCCGGTCGACCCGCCCCGCGTGCCCACCGAGAACCCGACCGGCGACCACCTGCGGACCTTCGACCTGCCCGCCCACTGGCCCGCGACCGGCGGCGGCACACTCCGCTTCGACGGTGTCGAGTCCTGCGCCCGCGTCTGGCTGAACGGCACGGAACTCGGCGAGTTCAAGGGCTCGCGGCTGCCGCACGAGTTCACCGTCGGCCACCTCCTGAAGCCCTCGGGCAACGTCCTCGCGGTCCGCGTCCACCAGTGGTCGTCCGGCTCCTACCTGGAGGACCAGGACCAGTGGTGGCTGCCGGGCATCTTCCGGGACGTGACCCTGCTGCACCGCCCCGAGGGCTGCGCGCTCGACTTCTTCACGCACGCCTCGTACGACCACGTCGCGGGGACGGGGACACTGCGGGTCGACTCGGACGCCGACGGCCGGGTCACCGTGCCCGAGCTGGGGGTCGACGTCGCCACGGGCGAGTCGGTGACGGTGGCCGTCGAGCCCTGGACCGCCGAGACGCCACGGCTGTACGACGGGGTCCTGGCCACGGCGGGCGAGCGCGTTCCGCTGCGCATCGGCTTCCGTACGGTCGCCGTGGAGGACGGGGTCATCAAGGTCAACGGCCGCCGGATCCTGTTCCGCGGCGTGAACCGGCACGAGTTCCACCCGGAGACGGGCCGCGCGCTCGACCTCGACACGATGCTCACGGACGTCCGGCTGATGAAGCAGCACAACATCAACGCGGTCCGCACCAGCCACTATCCGCCGCACCCCGCCTTCCTCGACCTCTGCGACGAGCTGGGCCTGTGGGTCATCGACGAGTGCGACCTGGAGACCCACGGCTTCACCGAGCAGGGGTGGCGCGACAACCCCGTCGACGACGACCGCTGGACGCCGGCCCTCCTGGACCGCGCGGCCCGCATGGTCGAGCGCGACAAGAACCACGCCTCGGTGATCATCTGGTCCCTCGGCAACGAGTGCGGTACGGGCCGGGGCCTGACCGCCATGGCCCGCTGGATCCGCGCACGGGACGCGGGACGCCTCATCCACTACGAGGGCGACCGGTCCTGCGCGGACACCGACATGTACTCGCGCATGTACGCCGACCATGCCGAGGTCGAGCGCATCGGCCACCGGGCGGACACCGACGGGCCGCCGGAACGGCGTCAACTCCCCTTCATCCTCTGCGAGTACGGGCACGCGATGGGCAATGGCCCGGGCGGCCTGCGCGAGTATCAGGAGCTGTTCGAGAACCACGAGCGCAATCAGGGCGGCTTCATCTGGGAGTGGATCGACCACGGCCTTGGTCACCCGGAGTTCGGCTACGCCTACGGCGGCGACTTCGGCGAGGAGCTGCACGACGGGAACTTCGTCTGCGACGGCCTGGTCTTCCCCGACCGGCTGCCGTCACCGGGCCTCGACGCGTACGCGCGGGTCATCCAGCCGGTGCGTTTCGCGTACGACGAGGACGCGGGGACGGTCCGGGTCACCAACCTGCACGACTTCGCGGACCTGTCCCACCTGTCCTTCGAGTGGTCGTACATCTGCGATGACGACGAAGCACCCTTCGAAGGCGGCGAACTGGCCGTACCAGCGGAGCTCGGCCCCGGTGACTCCGTCGAACTGAAGCTGCCTGACGCACCGTTGGCCGCCCATGACTCCGAGGCCTTCCTGCACGTCACGGCAGCGGTCGGCGTGGAGAGCAACTGGACGAAGCTGGACCACCTCGTCGCGCGGGCCGAGTTCCCCGTCGCGCCACGCCCCTCCCTCCGGCCCGCCACCGGTGAACGCCCCGCGCGCGACGGCGACTTCATCACCCTCGGCCCCGGAACCTTCGACGCCCGTACCGGCGAGCTGCTCACGCTGCACGACATCCCGCTGTCCAGCGCACCCCGCCTGGACATCTGGCGCGCCCCCACGGACAACGACAACGGGGCGTCCTGGCAGGGCGGTCAGCGCAACGGTCTCGTCTGGCGCGAGCTCGGCCTGCACCGGATGCAGCACCGGCTCGACGCGGTCGAGCCGTCGGACGACACGCTCACCGTCCGCACCCGCGTGGCGCCCGCCGCGCGCGACATCGGTCTGCGCACCGTCTACCGCTGGACGTCCGACGGAGCCCACCTGCGCCTCACCGTCTCCGTCGTGCCCGAGGGCGAGTGGACGGTGCCGCTGCCACGCCTCGGCATCCGGCTCGGACTGCCCGCCGCGTACGGGTACGCGCACTGGTTCGGCGGCAGCGACGAGGCCTATCCGGACACGGCAGCGGCATCCTTCACCGGCCGGCACTTCGCACCGGTGGACCGCATGCAGACCCCGTACGTCCGCCCCCAGGAGAACGGCGCCCGGCCGGACGTCCGTTGGGCCGAGTTGCGGACGGACTTCGCCGGCGAGGGAGTACGCGTCGCCGGCGAGCCCGCGTTCTGGTTCACGGCACGCCGCTGGACGACGGAGCAGCTCGACGCGGCCACGCACCGCACGGATCTCGTCCCCGGCGACACGGTGTGGGTCCACCTCGACCACGGGCAGCACGGCATCGGCTCTCAGTCGTGCGGTCCCGGGGTGCTTCCACGGTATGAACTCCACGCCGCACCGGCCGAGTTCACGTTCACCTTCTCGCACCGGGAGAGCACGGCGGAGCAAGGCTCTCAGCCGAGGGGCTCCCGCTCTCCCTGGTCCAGCCGGTAGGGCGGATAGACGTCCGTGAGCAGCAGGCCGTAGGCCATGACGCGCGCGACCCAGCGGTGCAGGCCGATGTTGAGGTCGTACATGCCGCGGGGGTAGCGGCCGGTGAAGAGCAGGGACACGCCCGCGTAGAAGGTGAGGAGCCCGGTGAGGCCGCCGTTGAAGCGGTAGCCGCCCGACATCAGCGCCGCCACCAGGAGCTGCGGCACGACCAGGAGCCAGCTCTTGACGAGCACGAGCCCCCTGGAGAGGTGCTCGGGGTAGGCGATGTCCAGGCGGGCCGGGTAGTCGGGGACGTCACCCAGGGAGAAGGGCGGATATCGGTCGGTGCCGAGCGCTCCGTACGCGTAGTACTCGACGCGCCAGCTCCAGCGCAGCACACCGACGTTGAAGTCGAACAGCAGCCGTGGATAGGACCCGGTGATCAGGACGGCGAAGAAGGCGACGAAGGTGACGAGGAGGGCGCCGACCCACAGGAAGGCGAGGACGATGAAGTGCGGGATCGCGAGCAGCCACTTCACCAGCCAGAGCCAGCGGGAAAGACCGGCGTCGTACCGCCCCTCCAGGCGGACCGGACTGACCGGGTGCTTGCCGAGATCGGTCGCCGTGGGCATGGCGGACATAGCAGTCAACTCCCCTCGTCTCCGTACGGGCGGCACGCATGTGCCTTGCCCACATGTACGACCGTGCGCGGGCGGCGGCAAGGAGTGGCGCGGCGTCCGTTTTCTTCAAGACGGGCGCGGGGCGGCTGCCTACGCTGCGAGGCATGAACACGCACCTCACACCCCGCTTCGATCTGGTCGGCATCGTCGTCTCCGACATGGCCGCCACGCTCGCCTTCTACCGCCGCCTCGGCCTGGAGTTTCCCCCGGGTTCCGAGGACCAGCCGCATGTCGAGGCGGCCCTCCCCGGCGGTCTGCGCATCGCCTTCGACACCGAGGAGACCATCAGGTCCTTCACCGAGAACTGGGAGCCGCCGCGGAGCGCGGGCCGCATCGGGCTCGCCTTCCACTGCGAGACCCCCGAGGGCGTCGACGCGGTGTACGCGGAGCTTGTGGGCGCCGGACACCACGGTGAACTCAAGCCGTGGGACGCCTTCTGGGGCCAGCGGTACGCCTCGGTCCTCGACCCGGACGGCAACGGCGTCGACCTGTTCGCGCCGCTGGCTACTGAGGCCGCGGGCTGAGCAGTTCGCCCAGCGGCATGCCCGTCAACTCCTTGACGTCACGCGCCAGATGGGCCTGGTCGGCGAAGCCCGAGACCGCCGCGGTCTCCGCGAACGCCAGGCCTCCCCTGGCCAGGGCGAGCGCGCGCTGCAGCCGCAGCACACGGGCCAGCGTCTTGGGTCCGTAGCCGAACGCGGCAAGTGAACGCCGGTGCAGGAGGCGGGCGTTGATGCCCGCCTCCGCGGCGGTCGACGCGATGCTCCGCCCCGCGTCCAGTGCCTTGACGACGTGCGCGAGCAGTGGGTCGGGCGGTCCCGCACCGTCCGCCCGCGCCAGGGCGACGGACTCCAGGACGGCCGCCGGATCGCGGGCCGCGTCCATGCGCTCGGTCAGCCGGCGTGCCTCGGCGGACGGCCACAGGTCGGCGAGGTCGACGCGCCGGTCACGGAGCTCGTGCGCGGGCACGCCGAGGAAGGCGGGGGCGGTGCCGGGATAGAAGCGGATGCCCACGTACCGGGCGGCGCCGTCCGGCTCGGGGCGGTACGCGCGGGTGTCGGGGCCCGCGACCAGGAGCCTGCCGCCGCTCCACAGCAGGTCCATGCAGCCGTCGGGCAGGACGGGGTAGACAGGGGCGTCCGAGCCACCGGCGGTACGGGTCCACAGGACCGCACCCGCGACCCGGGACGGCCGCTCCGCGTACTCCACGGTCTCGTACGACACGTCTTCAAGGCTACGCCGCCCAGGGGCTAGGCGGCCGGGGAGCGGTGCTCCTGCGGACTGACCCCGTAGACCCGCTTGAAGGCGCTGGACAGGGCGAACGCGCTGCCGTACCCGACACGGCGGGCGATGGCGGCGATGGTCTGTTCGCTGTCCCGCAGCAGGTCGGCGGCGAGCGCGAGCCGCCAGCCCGTCAGGTACGCCATCGGCGGCTCGCCCACGAGTTCGGTGAACCGCCGGGCGAGCGCGGCCCGCGACACGCCCGCCTTCGAGGCGAGCTCGGCGATCGTCCAGGGGTGTGCGGGGTCGTCCTGGAGCAGCCGGATCGCCTGCCCGACGACGGGGTCGCCCATCGCGCGGTACCAGGCGGGGGCCTCCGCCTCGGGCCGGGAGAACCAGGCGCGCAGCGAGGCGATCATCAGCAGGTCGAGCAGCCGGTCGAGCACGACGTCTTGCCCCGGCTCGTCCTTGGCGATCTCGTCGGCGAGCAGCGGGGTGAGCGGGCAGTCCCACACCTCGGTGGGCAGGACGAGGAGCTGGGGCAGCGCGTCCAGGAGCCGTCCGGTGATCTCGCCGCGCGCCTGATAGGTGCCGATCAGCATCTCCGCGGGGCCGTCGGGCAGTTGGCCCCAGGTGCGCCGGCCGAGGTCGCGGTACCGGTCGGGCGGGGTGTCGCCGAGGGGCACGCAGTCCTCGCCCGGCTGGATCTCGACGTGGGGCTTGCGCGTCCGGTCGTCGGCGACCGTGTAGTGGTCGGGGCCGCGGGCGATGGCGACGTCGCCGGGACGGATCAGCTGGGGTTCGCCGTCGTCGGGCACGATCCAGGCGGTGCCCCGCACCATGATCATGACCGAGAGCGGCGCCTCGTCCGCGATGCGGACGGACCAGGGCGGGTCGAAGCACGCGCGGATCATGAAGGCTCCTCGCGCGCGGGGGCCTTCCAGCAAGCCTGCGAGTACGTCCATGCCCAGAGCGTAGACGCACGCGTATGGGGGCGGGGCCCTGACGGATGGTTCCTTGTGGCGCGGGGCAGTTCACTGAAGTCATGACAGAGACGGCAGTGAACAAGCAGAGCACGCAGAACATGACGGTGCTGGTCACGGGTGCTTCCGGCAAGACCGGACGCCGGGTCGCGGAGGCCGCGGAGGCGGCCGGATACACGGTGCGGGCCGCCTCGCGGTCGGGTGCGGTGCGGTTCGACTGGTACGACCCCACGACGTGGGAGGACGCGCTGCGGGGTGCGGACGCCGCGTACCTCGCCTACATGCCGGACGTCGGGGCGCCCGGTGCGGGCGACGTGGTGGGCGCGCTGGCCCGGCGGGCGGTGGCACTCGGTGTGCGGCGGCTCGTGCTGCTTTCGGCCCGGGGCGAGGACCAGGCGGAGCCGGCCGAGCGGGCGGTGCGGGAGTCGG
This Streptomyces sp. NBC_01283 DNA region includes the following protein-coding sequences:
- a CDS encoding CheR family methyltransferase, whose amino-acid sequence is MSESSGAGTDEGAEPRAGHPERAPGPAVDQGLEDLLGFIRDSRGFDFTGYKRSTLGRRIRKRMDDVGTRDYADYRDLLEADTVEFRTLFNTILINVTSMFRDPEAWELLQREVVPELIADLGADDEIRVWSAGCSSGEEAYSLAIIFAEALGIEESLNRVKIYATDVDEEALRDARAGQYPERSLESLAVELRDKYFEEHDNQYVFRPDLRRRVIFGRHDITRDAPISRLDLLVCRNALMYFNVEAQAQIVDRFHFALREGRYLFLGKAEMLLNDSERFEAVSIRQRVFRRRPGGSAAPYPSIPVKIRPGVGIEMQAATRTRQLRDLILDAAPGAAVALDGDGILVVINNEARSQFGLTAHDVGRPFQDLELSYRPTELRSLIDQAIHERRTLRVNGAERRIGNEIQYFDIVIQPIVSGPGLPVATNITFTDVTLAMQLKAEVKRVREDLETAYEELQSTNEELETTNEELQSSIEELETTNEELQSTNEELETTNEELQSGNEELETMNDEMRLRTTDLDEARAFLEGVVSSIAAGVVVLSADMRAKSWNRGAVDLWGLRPDEVLGEHFFALDFGLPTDSLRGIVQECVASGKRAGPVTIPAVNRIGRSINCSIICSPFDGHNGGVVLLMEDVANGEGS
- a CDS encoding ANTAR domain-containing protein — its product is MSAMQDSSRSGDGRADAAWQRAVSAGERATLASVTAERHERLYAQSGREFHAKMATRHRAVEERHRTAARLQETYARRVRAWAAGRTNTPRAGSEEEHRPLFMAGVAEACGTLSAALALVGVDLNQLAVAASDRPSRGAQDLEYILTSGPGRDATRSRRAVHASGADLERRWPGYGSGLAALGLSSVAALPLRVPSGCLGALTVFDPPPALVRAGAFDAVADALTKSVLLGPDADPGLYGGTDLRAVVHQAAGVLSYQTGSSVDDALALIRARAYAVDESLDSVARRVISGELKLA
- a CDS encoding pyridoxamine 5'-phosphate oxidase family protein, which gives rise to MNTSKQQTTLAETDRTRHSRLREQGSLDRADLEAILDAGFICHLGVVIDGHPMVVPTVYGRDDTQLYLHGSVASRSLATDSGATICVTVTHVDGLILARSVFEHGVNYRSAMIYGVPRKVTDPDEKLTGLRLLTEHAAPGQWDHARRPSRKELAATTLLALSLEEASVKTSAGPPDDGEGPDAELGIWAGNLPLTASWGTPVTDPLLPPGIAVPPHIAERGGTRHG
- a CDS encoding glycoside hydrolase family 2 TIM barrel-domain containing protein, which produces MELPYFEDVSPGSGSLPPRAWYARSDAISFSLNGSWHFRLSPAADTADDSFASDGFDARSWDTVAVPGHWVLQGHGAPIYTNMVYPFPVDPPRVPTENPTGDHLRTFDLPAHWPATGGGTLRFDGVESCARVWLNGTELGEFKGSRLPHEFTVGHLLKPSGNVLAVRVHQWSSGSYLEDQDQWWLPGIFRDVTLLHRPEGCALDFFTHASYDHVAGTGTLRVDSDADGRVTVPELGVDVATGESVTVAVEPWTAETPRLYDGVLATAGERVPLRIGFRTVAVEDGVIKVNGRRILFRGVNRHEFHPETGRALDLDTMLTDVRLMKQHNINAVRTSHYPPHPAFLDLCDELGLWVIDECDLETHGFTEQGWRDNPVDDDRWTPALLDRAARMVERDKNHASVIIWSLGNECGTGRGLTAMARWIRARDAGRLIHYEGDRSCADTDMYSRMYADHAEVERIGHRADTDGPPERRQLPFILCEYGHAMGNGPGGLREYQELFENHERNQGGFIWEWIDHGLGHPEFGYAYGGDFGEELHDGNFVCDGLVFPDRLPSPGLDAYARVIQPVRFAYDEDAGTVRVTNLHDFADLSHLSFEWSYICDDDEAPFEGGELAVPAELGPGDSVELKLPDAPLAAHDSEAFLHVTAAVGVESNWTKLDHLVARAEFPVAPRPSLRPATGERPARDGDFITLGPGTFDARTGELLTLHDIPLSSAPRLDIWRAPTDNDNGASWQGGQRNGLVWRELGLHRMQHRLDAVEPSDDTLTVRTRVAPAARDIGLRTVYRWTSDGAHLRLTVSVVPEGEWTVPLPRLGIRLGLPAAYGYAHWFGGSDEAYPDTAAASFTGRHFAPVDRMQTPYVRPQENGARPDVRWAELRTDFAGEGVRVAGEPAFWFTARRWTTEQLDAATHRTDLVPGDTVWVHLDHGQHGIGSQSCGPGVLPRYELHAAPAEFTFTFSHRESTAEQGSQPRGSRSPWSSR
- a CDS encoding AraC family transcriptional regulator; this translates as MDVLAGLLEGPRARGAFMIRACFDPPWSVRIADEAPLSVMIMVRGTAWIVPDDGEPQLIRPGDVAIARGPDHYTVADDRTRKPHVEIQPGEDCVPLGDTPPDRYRDLGRRTWGQLPDGPAEMLIGTYQARGEITGRLLDALPQLLVLPTEVWDCPLTPLLADEIAKDEPGQDVVLDRLLDLLMIASLRAWFSRPEAEAPAWYRAMGDPVVGQAIRLLQDDPAHPWTIAELASKAGVSRAALARRFTELVGEPPMAYLTGWRLALAADLLRDSEQTIAAIARRVGYGSAFALSSAFKRVYGVSPQEHRSPAA
- a CDS encoding DUF4389 domain-containing protein, which gives rise to MSAMPTATDLGKHPVSPVRLEGRYDAGLSRWLWLVKWLLAIPHFIVLAFLWVGALLVTFVAFFAVLITGSYPRLLFDFNVGVLRWSWRVEYYAYGALGTDRYPPFSLGDVPDYPARLDIAYPEHLSRGLVLVKSWLLVVPQLLVAALMSGGYRFNGGLTGLLTFYAGVSLLFTGRYPRGMYDLNIGLHRWVARVMAYGLLLTDVYPPYRLDQGEREPLG
- a CDS encoding VOC family protein, whose translation is MNTHLTPRFDLVGIVVSDMAATLAFYRRLGLEFPPGSEDQPHVEAALPGGLRIAFDTEETIRSFTENWEPPRSAGRIGLAFHCETPEGVDAVYAELVGAGHHGELKPWDAFWGQRYASVLDPDGNGVDLFAPLATEAAG
- a CDS encoding DUF6597 domain-containing transcriptional factor, encoding MSYETVEYAERPSRVAGAVLWTRTAGGSDAPVYPVLPDGCMDLLWSGGRLLVAGPDTRAYRPEPDGAARYVGIRFYPGTAPAFLGVPAHELRDRRVDLADLWPSAEARRLTERMDAARDPAAVLESVALARADGAGPPDPLLAHVVKALDAGRSIASTAAEAGINARLLHRRSLAAFGYGPKTLARVLRLQRALALARGGLAFAETAAVSGFADQAHLARDVKELTGMPLGELLSPRPQ